The region GGTGCCCAGCCGGCCGGAGCGGATCCCGACCATCCCGGCCGTTCCGGCCACGCCGTCGAACCCGGCCACGGCGGTCATCCCCGGCACGCCGGCCACCACCGCCCACCGCCCGATCGGGCCGGCGGGCCAGGTGCAGGCGACCGTCCATCCCGACACCCACTGACCGACGGCTCCGGCGCAGGGCGGGTCACTCCGGATCGGACCGCTGGGGAGCCGGTCCGGACCGGTAGGCGCGGCGCACCGAGGGCTGGGTGTTACGCCAGACCGCCCGCCACACCGGGCCGGGCAGCAGCCGGCTGCGTTCCTCCCGGTCGACCCGCCCGCGCGGGTGGGCGAGCCAGCCCGCCGAGCCCGCGTCGTAGGCCAGCCGGTAGTCGAGGGCGCAGACGTGCCGGACGCTCTTGTACCCGTACGACCGGGGTACGACGAGCCGCAGCGGCGCCCCGTGCGGCCCGGTCAGCGGCTCGCCGTCGAGGCTGTCGGCGAGCAGGACGTCGTCGGCGAGGGCGTCATCGAGCCGCAGGCAGGCGCGGTAGCCGTCGAGGCCGGTGACGGTCACCCAGGTGGCGCGCGGATGCGGCCGGACGAGCCCGGTGACCAGTTCGTGCACGGCGGCG is a window of Micromonospora sp. R77 DNA encoding:
- a CDS encoding molybdopterin-dependent oxidoreductase, which gives rise to MTVPSGHVGAAALPPGQRPAPLARFGLPRFAGVVPVPPPHPVLTVGGVVRHPTQLAVAELTGLPSRREVHAALHCVTTWSATGLRWGGVPFAAVHELVTGLVRPHPRATWVTVTGLDGYRACLRLDDALADDVLLADSLDGEPLTGPHGAPLRLVVPRSYGYKSVRHVCALDYRLAYDAGSAGWLAHPRGRVDREERSRLLPGPVWRAVWRNTQPSVRRAYRSGPAPQRSDPE